GGAGCGCGCCCTCGGGGGAAGTGCCGATCGAAGTCGAATACGCGCCGGAGGACCGGCGCGTGGAGTACCTGATCGGGGTGGGAAGCGGCCAGGATCGCGAGATCGTCGCCGTCCAGAGCGACTCCCTGATGAAGCGGCCGGTCGTGACCCTCTCCCGTCCTCGCCCCTGGGCCTACATCCTACCCCGGGACGCCGAAAACGCGGTGGAGCTCCTTCTCCGGCACGACATCCAGGTCGAGCGGCTCCGTGCGGCGACCGAGGTGACGGTCTCCGCTTACACGATCGGGGATTTTAGCTACGAGTCCGCGTACAATCACCAGGCCGCCCTGAAGCTCGACGTGGAGGAGACGGTCACCCTCACCACCACGCTTCCGCCCGGGAGCTACGTCGTGCGCACCGGTCAGGTGCAGGGGCGAGTCGCCGCCCACCTTCTCGAGGCGGAAACGAGGGACGGAGTCGTGTATTGGAACCGGATGGACGCCTGGATTCCCAAAGCGGAGATCCAGGCCTTCCGGGAAGGCCGTGGCGAAGCCCCGATCCTTCCGATCTTCAAGCTCATGAGGCCGACGGCGCTGCCGACGGAGCTGATTCCCTGAGGGCCGGCGCGGCCGGCGCACCGGTGCGCCCTCGCCGCCGTACGCGGGTGCTACTCGCCGGTCCAGAGGAGGTGCTGGATTCCGTCGCCTCCCGCGGCCTTCGCGGCGTACATGAGCCCGTCCGCAATCCGCACCGCGTCGTCGGCGGTTTCCACCGACGACTCGAAGGTCACGGCGCCCATGGAGAGGGTAACCGGCCACCCCTCCTCGTTCATCGCCTCGAGGACCTCGGCGCGCAGCTTGGCGAGCGCCCCTTCCGCCTGGGCGTAAGGGGTCTCCGGGAGGATGATCCCGAATTCGTCGCCTCCCAGCCGCGCCAGGAGGTCCGATGTCCGCAGCGTCTCCTCCATGATCGAGGCGATCCGCATGAGGACCCGGTCACCCTCCGCGTGGCCGAGGGTGTCGTTCACCTCTTTGAAGCGGTCCAGGTCGAGGTAGACGAGGGTAAGAACCCTCCCGTACCGGAGGGCCCGCTCGATCTCCTCGCGGAGTCGGTCGAGAAAAGCCCGGGTGTTCGCCAGCCCCGTGAGGGGGTCGGAGAGGGCGACCGCGCGCTGGACCTCCTTTGCGTCTCTCAGCCAACTCACGAGCACGGCCACCACGAGGAAGAGGGTGAAGAGGACGCCATAGTTCCACGCCGAGATCCACATCGGCAGGGGCTCGAGGCGGGTCAGGAGATCCGCACCTCCCGCGACCGCTGCGGCCAGCGCGCACATGAAGGCTCCGGACCTCTCCACTTCGTACCAGGAGGTCGCCGCGATCGGCAGGAGATAAAAGACGGCGAATGAGAGCTGGGGTCCCACCGAGAAATCGAGAATCCCGAGCGCGAGCACTGCCGCCACGCTTCCCCGCTCGATCGAGGTGGGGGCAACTCCGGAAAGGATCTCGTTCACCCACGCGAGCAAACGGCCGGGGCGGGGCTCACGGGAAGGATGGCGAGGCGCCTCGTTCACCGGGCGGCGGGCCGGTGGGCTCACCACGGGAGGGCGCGATGTGGCGGAGGGCGGCGGTGTCACGCCGCGTCCCCCAAGTTGCGCTCGATCAGCGCCTCGGGGTTCGGATCCCGCCCCATGAAGCTCCGGAAGAGAACGTCGGGCTCTTCGCTGTCTCCCGCGGACAGGATCGTGTCGAGGTAGGCCGTCCCGGTGGGGGCATCGAAGACTCCCCGCTCCAGGAATCGGGTGAAGAGATCGGCCTCGAGCGTTTCGGACCAGAGATACGAATAATACGCGGCGGCGTAACCACCCGAAAAGATGTGCGCAAAGAAGGTGAGGGGATTCCTGCGCGCAAAGCCGGCGTTCGGCGAATAGGGCTCGAGCACCCTGGCGACCCACTCGACCGGGTCCCCGTCGCGGGCCTCGTCGTAACCCGTGTGGAGCGCGAGATCGAAGGCTCCGAAGCCGAGCTGGCGCATCTGGCGCCATCCCCCCATGAACCGGCGCGCGCGGTGCATCCTCTGGAAAAGCGCTTCGGGAAGAGATTCTCCCGTTTCCCAGTGGCGGGCGAAGAGGTCGAGCGGCTCACGCTCCCACGTCCAGTTTTCGAGGAGCTGCGACGGAAGCTCGACGAAGTCCCACGCTACGTGGATTCCTCCCCGCCGCGAGATCGGCACTCGCGAAGTCAGGTGGTGCAGGAGATGGCCGAATTCATGGAAGAGCGTCTGCACGTCCCGGTGCGTGAGAAGGGCCGGGCGCTCCTCCGTCGGTGGCGGAAAGTTCGCACAGATCACTCCGAGATGCGGGGAGCACCCCCCGCCCTCCAGCGGTTCTCCATGAATAAAATCGTGCATCCACGCACCCTGGCGTTTTTCCGGGCGCGGAAAAAAATCGGTATAAAAGCCCCCGAGGAGCTCCCCCCGCGCATCGCGAAGCTCGTAATACCGGACATCTGGGTGCCACACTTCCTCGATGGCGAGCTCGGCCACCTTGAGGCCGAAGAGGCGCCGGGTGATCTCGAAGAGTCCGGAGAGCGCCTGGTCGAGGGGGAAATAGGGGCGGAGCTCCTCCTCGTTCAGGTCGTAGCGCTCTTGTCGGAGCCGCTCGACGAGAAAGGCGACGTCCCACGGTTCCATGGGCCGGATCCCGGTCTGCTCGGCATACGCTTCCAGCTCCTTCAGATCACGCCGCCAGTACGGGCGCGTCCGATTCGCGACCTCCGCGATGAAGTCTCTGGCCCGGGCGCCCGTTCCGACCATATGCTCCTCCAATCGGAAGTCGGGGAAGTCTGCGTATCCGAGGAGGAGCGCGCGCTCCCGGCGAAGGCGGAGGATTCGAGGGATGAGCGGCCGGTTGTCCCATGAATCCCCGGCACAGCGGGAATAATAGGCACCGTGGAGCTCCTCCCGGAGCCCGCGGTCCTCGGCGTAGGTCACGACGGCTTCAAAGGCGGGCTGGTCGAGCGTGATCTGCCATCCATCCTGCTCCATATTCGTAGCCCGCTTCCGAAACCTCTCCCGTGCGTCGGCCGGAATACCGGCAAGTTTTTCCTCGTCGGTAACAAGCAGAGAATATGCGGCGGTGGCGTCCAAGACGTTCTCTGAAAAGGATTGCTCAAGGCGTGCCAGCTCGACGTCCAGCTCCTCCAGGCGCTCCCTCTCGCCCGGGCCGAGATCCGCCCCCGAGCGCTGGAAGTCTCGAAGCGTCTTCTGCAGGTGCCGTGCCGTGAGCCCTCGGAGCGTCCGCGCCTCCTCGGTGGCGGCGAATGCCTTCACGCGTGACCAGAGCCCCTCATGGAGGTGGAGGGAAGACCAGAATCGGGTCACCTCCGGAAGTACCTCCCCCCAAGCCTCTCGGAGCTCGGGGCTCTCGGCGACTGCCAGCAGATGGCGGACCGGTACCGTCCCGCGCTCGACCCGGTCCATGATCCGGTCGAGGGGAGCGACGACGGATTGCCAGCTCGGTGGGGAAGGGTCCGCCGCGAGACGTTCGACCTCGTCGCGGGCCTCGGCGAGGAGCTCTCGGACTCCCGGCGCTACGTGGCTCGCATGGATCCGGTCGAAGGGGATGCGAAAGTACGGGTCGAGAATCGGGTTCGGCTCTTGGGGCAATGGTGGACTCGGGTCGTTCGGGGCGTGGATCGAGCCGGGGCTCAATCGAGAAAGATGTCCCGGAACACTTGGCGCGCCTTGGCTAGCTTGGGAGAAATCACGACGTTGCAATAGCCTTGCTCGGGATTCCTGCGATAATAGTCCCAATGCTCCTCTTCCGCCGGGAAGAAGGCCTTCAGGGGAGCGACCTCCGTCACGATTTTCCCGGGCCACCTCCCCTCGACTCCGACCGTCGCGATCGTCTCCCGCGCCTCGCGCTCCTGCTCGGGCCCGTCGTATAGGATGATCGAGCGGTATTGGGGTCCCTGGTCGGCGCCCTGGCGGTTCGGAGTCGTGGGGTCGTGGATCGTGAAAAAAATGTCGAGGAGCGTTCTGTACGAGACCTCACCGGGGCGGAAGGTGATCCGCACGACCTCCGCGTGCCCCGTGTTGCCCGCGCAGACGGCCTGATAGGTGGGTGCCGGGTGATCGCCTCCCGCGTATCCGGAGGTCACCCCTTCCACGCCGCGAATCCTCTGAAAAACCGCTTCCAGACACCAGAAGCAGCCACCGCCCAGTACGGCGGACTCGGTGGCCTCGCCGGTCGCCATGACCGGCTTCGGCGCGACTTGGGCGAGTGGTTCCGCCACTCCGACGGGGCTCATCCGCCGGCCCGCACCAGGCGAATCCGGCCCGTTCCGAAGAGCTCACGGAGCGCGGAAAGGGGCTCCCGTTCGGGAGCGAGCTGGAGCGAACGAGACCGGAGGCGGTGCTCCTCGTGTCCCCCGTTCCGGATGTGAATCTCGAGGGGCGCCATTCCCGGATGCGTGGCCACGATCTCGCGGGCCCGCGCCAGAAGCTCGTCGGCGACGGTGGCGCCCGGAGATAGATCGATCGCCACGGCGATCCGGCCGCTCCGTCCGACCTCCTCCAGCGCCTCGGCCTGATCGAGGAAGATCGGGGGGGCCTCCTCGTCGCGCTCCCGGTTCGAAACGGTGCCGCGAAGGAGGACCACCGCGTCCTGGACGAGCAGGTCGCGGGCCCTTTGCCATGCCTCGCCGAAAGCGAGGACGGAGGCCGTCCCGTGGAAATCCTCGACGGTGAGGCGCCCCCACTCGGAGCTGTCCCTGCGGAGGATCTGCCGCGCCACCTTCGTCACCACGCAAGCGAACTCGACATCCTGACCGGCCATCTCGGAGAGGTTTGCCGTATTGGCGGGACCGAACGCCCGGGCCAGGTCCCGGAATCGGTCGAGGGGGTGCCCCGAGATGAAAAATCCGAGCGCCTCCTTCTCTCGCGCGAGCCGGACCTGCTCCTCCCACTCCGAGACATCGGTGAGTATCGGAGCCGGCCGCTCCACCTCCGGATCTCCGGTGTCGAAGAGCGAGGCCTGGCCGGACGTGGCCTCCGACTCCCGCGCCTGGACCTCGGCGTACGCCGAGTCGAGCCCGGCGAGGAGCCGCGCCCGGTGCCCGAAGGCGTCGAGCGCCCCCGCGCAGATGAGCGCCTCGCTCGCGCGCTTGTTCAGAGAGCGCAGGTCCACTCGAGTGAGGAAGTCGAAGAGGCTCGTGAAGGGTCCACCCTCCTCGCGCGCTGAGAGGATCGAGTTCACCGCGCCCGCGCCGACCCCCCGCACCGCGCCGAGTCCGAAGCGGATCTGGAGATCCCCGCTCACAGTGAACTTCCACCGAGACTCATTCACGTCGGGAGGAAGGACCGAGAGCCCCTCCTCGAGTCCCGGGAGCGCGCGCGCGATCTCACGGCACTCGCCGATGTACTTCACTACGTCGTCCGTGCTCGAGAGCGCCGACGAGAGGAGGGCGGCCATGAACTCGGCCGGGTAATGCGCCTTGAGCCAGGCCGTGTGGTAGGAGAGGAGGGAATATGCGACGCTGTGGCTCCGATTGAAGCCGTAACGCCCGAAGGTTTCGATCTGGGTCGCGAGATCTTCCGCGATGCGCCGGTCCACCCCCCGGCCGATCGCCCGATCGACGAAAGCTCCGAGCTCTTTCCGAATGAGCTCCGCGTCCTTTTTTCCGACCGCCTTGCGGAGCATGTCGGCCTCCGCGAGGGAGAAGCCGGCGAGAACGTTTGCGATCCGCATCACCTGCTCGCGGTAGACGATGACCCCGTACGTTGGCGCAAGCGTCTTTTCGAGGTCGGGGTGGGGATAACGAACCGGGTCGAGCCCTAGCTTTCGGCGGATGAAGACGTCCGTCATCCCCGAGTCGAGGGGGCCCGGACGGATCAGTGCATTCGTGGCGACGAGATCCTCGAACTGGTTACAGCGCATCGAGCGCAACTTCTCGGCGGCCAGATTGGACTCGAACTGGAAGACTCCGGAGGTCCCGCCCCGCGCGAGCATCCGGTACACGTCGGGGTCGTCCAGCGGCACTTCGTCCAGGCTCTCATAGGTCTCTTCGGTGAGCGGATGGCTCAGCGCTCCCCAGCGCTCCCGAATCATCGCCACGGCGTCCTGCAGCACCGTAAGCGTCTTGAGGCCGAGAAAGTCTATCTTGAGCATTCCGGCGTCGTCCAGGCAGTTCATGTCGTACTGCGTTACGACGACCGCCTCTTCGTTTCCGTTCCCGTTTCCACGCGTTTGCTGGACGCAGACCGGGACGTATTCGTCGAGGGGGCCGGGAGCGATCACGATCCCGGCGGCGTGGACCGAGGCGTGGCGCGACAGTCCCTCCAGCGTGATGGAATAGTCGAAGAGCTTCCGGTGCCGCTCGTCCTGGCCGTAAAGCTCCTTCAGCTCGGGGATCTTCCGGAGCGCTTCCTGGAGGGTGAGGCTCTTCCCCGGCTGGTTCGGGATCATCTTGGCGATCCGATCCGTCTCCGACGGCTCGAAGCCCAGCGTGCGCCCCACGTCGCGCACCACCGCGCGCGACTTCATGGTCCCGAACGTGATGATCTGACCGACCGCGTCCCTTCCGTACTTCGTTCGGACGTATTCGATCACCTCCTCGCGGCGCTCGAAGCAGAAGTCGATGTCGATGTCCGGCATCGAGACCCTCTCCGGATTCAGGAAGGGCTCGAAGAGGAGGTCGAAGGCGAGAGGCTCGAGCTTCGTGATACCGAGGGCGTAACTAACGAGCGAACCGGCTGCGGATCCGCGTCCCGGGCCGACGGGGATTCCCTGGGCGCGCGCCCATTGGATGAAGTCCCAGGTGATGAGGAAATAGCCCGCGTACCCGGTCTCGAGGATGACGCCGAGCTCGAACTCCATTCGCTCTCGGACCTCATCGGGGAGGGGATGGCCATACCGCGCCCGCGCTCCCTCCTCGGTAAGCCGGACCAGATACTCCTTCTCCGACGTCACTTCTTTTGGAAGAGGGAACTCCGGCACGTGATAGCTCCGCTCGAAAGTGAGGTCCACTTCTTCGGCGATGCGGAGTGTGTTTTCGATCGCCTCGGGGCGTTCGGGGAAGGCGGCCCGCATCTCGTCAGGGCCCTTGAAGTAGAGCCCGTCATCGTACCGCATTCGGTTCGGATCCGACTTGTCCTTCCGGAGCCCGATGCAGAGAAGGGTGTCGTGCGCCTCGTGGTCTTCGTGCCGGAGGAAATGCGCGTCGTTCGTGGCGACGACGGGGAGCCCGAGCTCGCCGGCCAGCGCGAAGATCTCGCGGTTCAGTTCGGCCTGGCCGTCCGAGCCGTGTGCCTGGACCTCGAGGTAGTACCGGTCCTTGAATAGTTCGGCGTACCACGAAGCGACGGCGCGCGCGCCCTGGCGGTCGCCCTCCATAAGGCGCCGAGCGACTTCCCCCGCGAGGCAGGCCGACGAGACCACGATTCCGCCCGAATGCTTTGCGAGGAGCTCACGATCCACTCGGGGGCGGTGATAAAAACCCTCGGTGTACGCGAGGGAGGACAACTTCACGAGGTTCCGGTATCCCTCGCGGTCACGGGCCAGGAGGACGAGGTGGTAATAGGCGCGTTCTCCTCCGCGCCCCGGTGTCCGGTCGCGGCGGTCGCCCGGCGCGACGTACGCCTCCATGCCGATGATCGGCTTGAGTCCCCGCTTGTTCGCCAGTCTCTGGAACTCCCACGCGCCGAAGAGACACCCGTGGTCGGTCAGCGCGAGCGCGGGCATCTCGTAGTGGAGGGAACGTTCGATCAGGTCGGTGAGGCGGTTTGCGCCGTCGAGGAGAGAGTACTCCGAGTGCGTGTGGAGATGTACGAAGGACACGGAGGGCCGGCACCTGCCGTTGAGGGATCGTGATGATGTCGCTTTCGAAGATCAGCGGCAGCGGAACGAGTTCAGGATCGTCTCGAGCTGGATCATGTATTCGTACTTGTCACGCCCCGGAGCGTACAACCAGGCATCCATATAATACAGGCGGTCCTCGGAAGGGCAGCGCACCGCGCGAACGATGAACGGACCGCCCGCCGGCCAGCCTCCGGGAGCATTCACCCAGGCGGCCTGGAATTCGACGCCCTCGAGCCCGTTCACCGTGACACCCCGATATTGCGCCACCATGGCGGTATCGAGCAGCTGTGGGTCGTTGTACTGCTCCGATGAGAGGTTCGTCCGCCAGGACGCGAGCTCTTCACGGGTGGGATTGGCCTCGGGAATCGGGCTCTCCCAGGTCACCCAGATCTCGCGGATGAGCTCCCGAGGGCTGGGGAAATCATTTCGGAATCGGTACAGGGAATCCCTCACCTCCATGCGATAGACCTGAGGGACGTTGAGCGAAAAACCGGTGTTCGCGAAGAGCGAGTCCGCGAGGGGCTGGTCCGACCCGGACGCGAACATGCGGGCGAGGGCATGCTGCCGGAACTGCCGATCGAGAATTTCCTGGAGGGCGGGCGCGAGCTGGGCCACTGACGCCTCCGCATCGCCCGCGGGAAGGAGGAGAACGGAAACCGTCTGTCCGCGTGACCAGACATTGTCCACCTGGAAGATCGCGGGGGGCTCGGGGGCGGCGCCCTCTTGGAGCAACGCCAGCGGCTCGGCGATCCACGGGTCCTCCGCCCGTCCGATGACGAGCACCTCTCGAAAGCGCCGCAGATTCCCCCAGGCCTGTCCCCCCATCGGGTCCTGGTAGGTGATTCGGAAGGGACGCTCGTCGCGGACGGTCAGAATCGTCGGCTCCATCGCGTCCCGAAAGGTCGCCTCGGTTTGGGTCCAGACTTCAGGGGCCGCCGCTACGATGATCGCGTTTGCATCCCCGTACGCTCGCGGGAGATCGCACCCGGCGAGCGCCAGGGCGAATGGGAAGACGAGCGAAGGGGCCATGACGCGGAGCCGGAGCTGTAGAAGCATGGTCCTGGATCCGGGTGAGTTGCGGGATACGCTCAATCTATCTTCGTTAGCCCCGAAACGCCCGCGTCGTTCCGAAAGCCCCGAAACCATGCGCACGGCTTCTTGACAATCTTAGACCCTCCTCTAGTATTGCCCGACCGAGGGGGTTTCCCCTTCGAGTCCTGCTCGGATCGCCACACTGTATGGAGGACATCCCATGATGGAAGGTTCGGTCTGGCCCCGCGAGAAGCTTGCAGGGAGCCCGGGCATTCTCGCGCTCGATGAGGACGAGGAGCTCGACGACGAGGAATGGGAGGAAGATGAGGACGAGTGGGACGAGGACGATGAGGACGAAGACGATTGGGAGGACGAAGACGAGGACGACGAATGGGACGATTGGGATGAGGAAGATGAGGACACGGGAGGGGCGAACGAGGGTCGCACCATCTGGAATCAGCGAGCCGCCTGACCGCTTTTCCCGTCGGACCCGGCCGGTGAGCCCGGTGTAGAGAATCCGATCCAACGGCACCTTCCCCCGATGGCCTTCCGACGGAACGGACCACCGTGACCTTTCGACGCTGGATTCTCGCCACCCTCGTCACGCCCCTACTTTCCGCATGCGCGTCCGGGAATTCGGCCCCCGAGGCCGCAGCTCCCGCCGCACCTGCCCCCGAGGCGGCGGCGCCGACTCCCCCTCAGGAGCCCGCCGTGGACCCCGAGCTCCTCGCCGGCGGGCGGGTGGCCGAGATCCGGCTCAACGAGGACCCGGTGGTGCTCGTCGTAGGTGAGTCCTTCACGCTGCGGGAGCTCGAGCCGAGCCTCCTCGACGGAGACGGAAACGTCGTCGCCGATGCTCCATTGATGTGGGTTCCCCCCGACGGCCCGGTCGCGGCGTTGCGCGATGGCCGGGTGACCGCTTTCCAGGAAGGCGAGACGGAGCTCCTTCTCGCGGTCATGACCCCGGGTCTGGGCGGTGAACCGGAGCCGCGGATGTTCCCGAAGCGGCTCCTGGTCCAGGGCGCGCCCATTGCGGCGATCGAGATCCTTCCTCCCGAGCTCGGGCTCTACACGGGAACGGCGGTTCCCTACCGGATGGAGGCCCGTACCGCCGACGGGACACTTCGTACCCGCTTCACCCCGACCTGGACCAGCCGCAATCCGGACATCGCGTCCGTGAGCGAAGGGGGTTTCGTGCGCGGGCACCGAGCCGGCCGCGCCACGATCGTCGCTTCCGCGGAGGGAGTCGAGGCCGCCCATGTCGTTGAGGTGCTGGAAAATCCGGTGCGCGCGATCGAGATCACGCCGCAGAGCGCCTCGGTGCGCGCCGGGGACGTGGTCCGATTCGAAGCGCTCGCGACCGACGCCCGCGGGGAAGGGGTGACCGACGTCGTCCTGACCTATGCGGTCGCGGGCGCGGAGCTTCGCGGCGATCTGGGCGCGGCGGTATATCCGGACGGAGCCTTCGTCGCGGAGACCCCGGGTGTGTACCGGGTCATCGCCAGCGCGGGGACCGCCGCCGCGGAAGTCGTCGTAGAGGCCCGCGAGCGGGGCGTCGCGGAAGAACCCGTCCAGGTCGGCACCGGGCTCATCTCGAACGCGCCGACCTCGGACCTCTGGGTCTTCCGGGGCCGCGACGGACGGGACTATGCGTACCACGGGACGCATTCGGGCGGGCAGAAGATGTTCGCCTGGGACGTGACCGATCCGGAGAACCCGATCCTGACCGATTCGGTGGTGGTGGACGCGCGTGTGGTCAACGACGTGAAGGTGAACGAAGACGCCACGATCGCCGTCATCACCCGCGAAGGTTCGTCCGACCGCCGCAACGGGATCGTCCTCCTCGACATCGCGGATCCGGCGCATCCCCGGATCATCACGACGTACACCGAACACCTCACCGGCGGAGTACACAACACCTTCATCGTCGGAGATCTCGTCTACGCGATCAACGACGGAACCCTCGATGTCCACATCGTGGATATCTCCGATCCGGCCCTGCCGCGGGAGGTGGGACGGTGGGGGATCGAGAACCCCGGGAAGTACCTCCACGACATCTGGGTCGTGGACGGAATCGGCTACGTCTCCTACTGGAATGACGGGGTTTACGTCGTGGACCTGGGCGACGGGCGTTGGGGCGGAACGCCGATGAATCCGGTCGTGATCTCCTCGTACGCGTATCCCGAGGGAAATACCCACGTCGCCTTCCCGTACACGAACTCGGACGGTCACTCCTACCTCTTCGTGGGGGACGAAATCTTCGGTTGTGAGGAGTGCATCT
This DNA window, taken from Gemmatimonadota bacterium, encodes the following:
- a CDS encoding GGDEF domain-containing protein — its product is MTPPPSATSRPPVVSPPARRPVNEAPRHPSREPRPGRLLAWVNEILSGVAPTSIERGSVAAVLALGILDFSVGPQLSFAVFYLLPIAATSWYEVERSGAFMCALAAAVAGGADLLTRLEPLPMWISAWNYGVLFTLFLVVAVLVSWLRDAKEVQRAVALSDPLTGLANTRAFLDRLREEIERALRYGRVLTLVYLDLDRFKEVNDTLGHAEGDRVLMRIASIMEETLRTSDLLARLGGDEFGIILPETPYAQAEGALAKLRAEVLEAMNEEGWPVTLSMGAVTFESSVETADDAVRIADGLMYAAKAAGGDGIQHLLWTGE
- a CDS encoding M3 family metallopeptidase, with protein sequence MPQEPNPILDPYFRIPFDRIHASHVAPGVRELLAEARDEVERLAADPSPPSWQSVVAPLDRIMDRVERGTVPVRHLLAVAESPELREAWGEVLPEVTRFWSSLHLHEGLWSRVKAFAATEEARTLRGLTARHLQKTLRDFQRSGADLGPGERERLEELDVELARLEQSFSENVLDATAAYSLLVTDEEKLAGIPADARERFRKRATNMEQDGWQITLDQPAFEAVVTYAEDRGLREELHGAYYSRCAGDSWDNRPLIPRILRLRRERALLLGYADFPDFRLEEHMVGTGARARDFIAEVANRTRPYWRRDLKELEAYAEQTGIRPMEPWDVAFLVERLRQERYDLNEEELRPYFPLDQALSGLFEITRRLFGLKVAELAIEEVWHPDVRYYELRDARGELLGGFYTDFFPRPEKRQGAWMHDFIHGEPLEGGGCSPHLGVICANFPPPTEERPALLTHRDVQTLFHEFGHLLHHLTSRVPISRRGGIHVAWDFVELPSQLLENWTWEREPLDLFARHWETGESLPEALFQRMHRARRFMGGWRQMRQLGFGAFDLALHTGYDEARDGDPVEWVARVLEPYSPNAGFARRNPLTFFAHIFSGGYAAAYYSYLWSETLEADLFTRFLERGVFDAPTGTAYLDTILSAGDSEEPDVLFRSFMGRDPNPEALIERNLGDAA
- the msrA gene encoding peptide-methionine (S)-S-oxide reductase MsrA, which translates into the protein MATGEATESAVLGGGCFWCLEAVFQRIRGVEGVTSGYAGGDHPAPTYQAVCAGNTGHAEVVRITFRPGEVSYRTLLDIFFTIHDPTTPNRQGADQGPQYRSIILYDGPEQEREARETIATVGVEGRWPGKIVTEVAPLKAFFPAEEEHWDYYRRNPEQGYCNVVISPKLAKARQVFRDIFLD
- the dnaE gene encoding DNA polymerase III subunit alpha; the encoded protein is MSFVHLHTHSEYSLLDGANRLTDLIERSLHYEMPALALTDHGCLFGAWEFQRLANKRGLKPIIGMEAYVAPGDRRDRTPGRGGERAYYHLVLLARDREGYRNLVKLSSLAYTEGFYHRPRVDRELLAKHSGGIVVSSACLAGEVARRLMEGDRQGARAVASWYAELFKDRYYLEVQAHGSDGQAELNREIFALAGELGLPVVATNDAHFLRHEDHEAHDTLLCIGLRKDKSDPNRMRYDDGLYFKGPDEMRAAFPERPEAIENTLRIAEEVDLTFERSYHVPEFPLPKEVTSEKEYLVRLTEEGARARYGHPLPDEVRERMEFELGVILETGYAGYFLITWDFIQWARAQGIPVGPGRGSAAGSLVSYALGITKLEPLAFDLLFEPFLNPERVSMPDIDIDFCFERREEVIEYVRTKYGRDAVGQIITFGTMKSRAVVRDVGRTLGFEPSETDRIAKMIPNQPGKSLTLQEALRKIPELKELYGQDERHRKLFDYSITLEGLSRHASVHAAGIVIAPGPLDEYVPVCVQQTRGNGNGNEEAVVVTQYDMNCLDDAGMLKIDFLGLKTLTVLQDAVAMIRERWGALSHPLTEETYESLDEVPLDDPDVYRMLARGGTSGVFQFESNLAAEKLRSMRCNQFEDLVATNALIRPGPLDSGMTDVFIRRKLGLDPVRYPHPDLEKTLAPTYGVIVYREQVMRIANVLAGFSLAEADMLRKAVGKKDAELIRKELGAFVDRAIGRGVDRRIAEDLATQIETFGRYGFNRSHSVAYSLLSYHTAWLKAHYPAEFMAALLSSALSSTDDVVKYIGECREIARALPGLEEGLSVLPPDVNESRWKFTVSGDLQIRFGLGAVRGVGAGAVNSILSAREEGGPFTSLFDFLTRVDLRSLNKRASEALICAGALDAFGHRARLLAGLDSAYAEVQARESEATSGQASLFDTGDPEVERPAPILTDVSEWEEQVRLAREKEALGFFISGHPLDRFRDLARAFGPANTANLSEMAGQDVEFACVVTKVARQILRRDSSEWGRLTVEDFHGTASVLAFGEAWQRARDLLVQDAVVLLRGTVSNRERDEEAPPIFLDQAEALEEVGRSGRIAVAIDLSPGATVADELLARAREIVATHPGMAPLEIHIRNGGHEEHRLRSRSLQLAPEREPLSALRELFGTGRIRLVRAGG
- a CDS encoding DUF4837 family protein — protein: MLLQLRLRVMAPSLVFPFALALAGCDLPRAYGDANAIIVAAAPEVWTQTEATFRDAMEPTILTVRDERPFRITYQDPMGGQAWGNLRRFREVLVIGRAEDPWIAEPLALLQEGAAPEPPAIFQVDNVWSRGQTVSVLLLPAGDAEASVAQLAPALQEILDRQFRQHALARMFASGSDQPLADSLFANTGFSLNVPQVYRMEVRDSLYRFRNDFPSPRELIREIWVTWESPIPEANPTREELASWRTNLSSEQYNDPQLLDTAMVAQYRGVTVNGLEGVEFQAAWVNAPGGWPAGGPFIVRAVRCPSEDRLYYMDAWLYAPGRDKYEYMIQLETILNSFRCR
- a CDS encoding Ig-like domain-containing protein, coding for MTFRRWILATLVTPLLSACASGNSAPEAAAPAAPAPEAAAPTPPQEPAVDPELLAGGRVAEIRLNEDPVVLVVGESFTLRELEPSLLDGDGNVVADAPLMWVPPDGPVAALRDGRVTAFQEGETELLLAVMTPGLGGEPEPRMFPKRLLVQGAPIAAIEILPPELGLYTGTAVPYRMEARTADGTLRTRFTPTWTSRNPDIASVSEGGFVRGHRAGRATIVASAEGVEAAHVVEVLENPVRAIEITPQSASVRAGDVVRFEALATDARGEGVTDVVLTYAVAGAELRGDLGAAVYPDGAFVAETPGVYRVIASAGTAAAEVVVEARERGVAEEPVQVGTGLISNAPTSDLWVFRGRDGRDYAYHGTHSGGQKMFAWDVTDPENPILTDSVVVDARVVNDVKVNEDATIAVITREGSSDRRNGIVLLDIADPAHPRIITTYTEHLTGGVHNTFIVGDLVYAINDGTLDVHIVDISDPALPREVGRWGIENPGKYLHDIWVVDGIGYVSYWNDGVYVVDLGDGRWGGTPMNPVVISSYAYPEGNTHVAFPYTNSDGHSYLFVGDEIFGCEECISRAGTHESGPRGFVHIISMTDPENLVEVGRYEVPEAGVHNIWVEDDRLYAAYYQGGLRVVDVSGELRGNLYEQGREIAWFPTGHPDGYTVNSPMAWGPQPYNGNIFVSDMHSGLWVVRLRPRPTAPLLP